Sequence from the Streptomyces sp. NBC_00440 genome:
TGCCAAGCTCGCGCCGACGCTGGGTGACAAGGCGGCTCTGGCGAAGATGGCGTCCGCCGAGTTCTCCCACTTCGAGCGGCTGTCCGAGCGGCTGTCCGCGATCGATGTGGAGCCCACGGCGTCCATGGAGCCGTTCGCCCAGGCCCTGGACGACTTCCACCGCCAGACCGCGCCGTCGGACTGGCTGGAGGGCCTGGTCAAGGCGTACGTCGGCGACTCGATCGCGAGTGACTTCTACCGCGAGGTCGCGGCCCGGCTGGACACCGACACCCGCGAGCTGGTGCTCGGTGTGCTCGACGACACGGGCCACGGCAACTTCGCCGTGGAGAAGGTACGCGCGGCGATCGAGGCGGAGCCCCGGGTCGGCGGCCGCCTGGCGCTGTGGGCGCGACGGCTGATGGGCGAGGCCCTGAGCCAGGCCCAGCGGGTGGTGGCGGACCGGGACGCGCTCTCCACGATGCTGGTGGGCGGCGTCTCCGACGGCTTCGACCTCGCGGAGGTCGGCCGGATGTTCACGAGGATCACCGAGGCACACACCAAGCGGATGGCCGCACTGGGCCTGGCCGCCTGACCGGACTCCCGGGGCCGGTGGCCCCGGGGAAGAGGGTGTCCTGGCTACACCGCCGCTGACCGCCGGATCCGGTGGACCGGGCGGAGCAGCAGGGAGAGCACCACCGCTCCGATCACGACCGCGCCCAGCAGGACCACGGTGGCGTGGCCGGGGCCGAGTGCCGAGCGGGTCAGGAAGGCGCCGAAGAGGGCGCCGACCGGGCCGGTGGCCAGGACCACGTGCCGGGACGGCAGGCGGGTGGGCAGCTTGCGTGTCGCGTACCAGGCCAGCGCCAGGCCGAGCAGTACTGATGCGAGGGCTTCCCAGAGCATGTCGTCCCTTCCGTGCGCCGCTGTGAGCCGGCTGTGAACCGACCGGTCCTTTACTGATGTCGGTCCTACCCGGTGGCCGCGGAACGCAATCCTTGGCGCGGCCGGACCACACGCACGGGAACGGCCCGGCGGTCGTGTTGACCGCCGGGCCGTTCCCGTCGTCCGTCCTGCTGCTGTGCCGCCTGCGGAGCTCTGCCTACAGAGCGCCGAACCCGACCCGGCGGGTCGCGGGCTCGCCGAGCTCCACGTAGGCGATGCGGTCCGCAGGGACCAGGACCTTGCGGCCCTTGTCGTCCGTGAGGCTGAGCAGCTGCGCCTTGCCGGCCAGCGCGTCGGCAACCGAGCGCTCGACCTCCTCGGCGGACTGCCCGCTCTCCAGAACGATCTCCCGGGGTGCGTGCTGAACCCCGATCTTGACCTCCACGGCTATGTCCCTCCGACGGTCGTGCGGTGCGCGGTCAGCCGCGCCGTACGCAGCACACATTAGCCGGGCCCGGCGCCCCGTAAGACGTCAGCACCGCACGCCCGCAGCGAACACAGCTGTGCCGGGCGCGGCCCGGCCGGGTCAGCTCTGGTCGCTGCCGTGCAGGGGGAAGCCCGCGATGCCGCGCCAGGCCAGCGAGGTGAGCAGCTGCACCGCGGTGTCGCGCGGGATGCCGGAATCGCTGGAGAGCCAGTAACGGGCCACCACCTGAGAGACACCGCCGAGTCCCACGGCCAGCAGCATCGACTCGTCCTTGGAGAGCCCGGTGTCCCCGGCGATGACGTCCGAGATCGCCTCGGCGCACTGGAGCGAGACCCGGTCGACGCGCTCGCGCACGGCCGGCTCGTTCGTCAGGTCGGACTCGAAGACCAGCCGGAACGCGCCGCCCTCGTCCTGGACGTACGCGAAGTAGGCGTCCATGGTCGCCGCCACGCGCAGTTTGTTGTCCGTGGTCGACGCCAGCGCCGTACGGACCGCCTGGAGCAGCGACTCGCAGTGCTGGTCCAGCAGGGCCAGGTAGAGATCGAGCTTGCCCGGGAAGTGCTGGTAGAGCACGGGCTTGCTGACACCGGCACGCTCGGCGATGTCGTCCATCGCCGCAGAGTGGTAGCCCTGCGCGACAAAGACCTCCTGGGCGGCGCCCAGCAGCTGATTCCGTCGTGCGCGGCGCGGCAGCCGCGTACCCCGCGGACGCGCTGCCTCGGTCTGCTCGATGGCTGTCACGCCGCCTCCCAATGATTGAACAAGCTCAGTTGAACAAGCACACGCTGGTGCGTCGCTGCCTGCCATCGTACTTTTGGGTAACCCGGCTGTGTGTGGTGCGGACGCAGAATTTCACGGACCGGACCGGTGGGGAAGCGCTTTCAGCGGTAGTCGTCCTCGTCGACGGGAACCACCCGGGCCTGCTCGCTGGCGTCCGCCTCATTGGCCTTCGCGGGATCGATGCCGGTCAGCGGGTCGTCCTCCTGCGGAGTGAGGTCCTTCCGCTGCTCCGCGGCGTCGGCCGGATCGGCCTCGCTGTCCTCGACGGCCTCGCTGTTCTCGGTCTCCGGGTCCTTCCGGGGATTTCCCGTGTGTGCGGCCCTCTCGGGGTGCTCGGTACCGGCATCGGAGTATCGGGGATCCGCCTTGTCGCTCGGCTCGGTCGGCATGATTGCTTCCCTTCCCTCCCTACCGAGAGTAGGAGCCCGCGCCCCTGAGCGCGATGTGTCTGTGACAGCGAACACACAGATGCCCGCGTGATCGTCTCGTAACATCGCCTTATGTCTTCGACCGAGCTGCCGGGAATCGCGGCTGCCGTCCCGGCCACAGGGGTGAGCACCGTACGGATCGCGGCGGGAGAGGAGCTGCGGACCGTCACGCTTCCCGGGCTGACGCTGACCGTGCGCTCCCGGCCCCCGGCGCGTGCCGGGCTGCCGCCCGCGCTCCTCGTGCACGGGCTCGGCGGCTCCTCGCAGAACTGGTCGGCGCTGATGCCCCTCATCGACGACATCGTGGACAGTGAGGCGCTCGACCTGCCCGGTTTCGGCGACTCGCCGCCGCCGGACGACGGGAACTACTCGGTCACCGGCCACGCCCGTGCGGTGATCCGGATGCTCGACGCGAGCGGCCGGGGCCCGGTCCACCTCGTCGGCAACTCGCTGGGCGGCGCGGTCACCACCCGCGTCGCCGCCCTGCGCCCGGATCTGGTGCGCACCCTCACCCTGATCTCGCCCGCACTGCCCGACCTGCGCGTCCAGCGCACCGCCGCGCCCACCGCGCTCCTCGCGGTGCCCGGTGTCGCCGGTCTCTTCCAGCGGCTCACCAAGGACTGGACACCCGAGATGCGCACCCGCGGGATGCTCGGACTCTGCTACGGCGACCCGTCGCGCGTCAGCGACGAGGGTCTGCGCAACGCGGTCGAGGAGATGGAACGGCGCCTGGGGCTGCCGTACTTCTGGGATGCCATGACCCGGTCGGCGCGTGGCATCGTCGATGCGTACACACTGGGCGGGCAGCACGGGCTGTGGCGTCAGGCGCAGCGGGTGCTGGCCCCTACGCTGCTGGTGTACGGAGTCCGGGACCAGCTCGTCTCGTACCGTATGGCCCGCAAGGCGGCTGCCGCGTTCCGCGGTTCCCGGCTGCTGTCACTGCCCGATGCCGGGCATGTGGCGATGATGGAGTACCCGGAGCTGGTCGCTACTGCCTTCCGGGAGTTGCTGGACGACAACAACAGCAGTGGGAGCTGATCCGGGGAGTGGGACGTCACAGCCGTCGGGACGGTGCGCCGCAAGGTGCGCCCCAGAGCGCGCCTCGGCGTGTGGAAGGCAACTCCGGCGACACCGCCGGTGACGGTGCGGACACCGCCGCCGAGGCACCCGCCGGGGCGGGCACCGGACGCCGCAGGAGGGCCCCCGGGGAGACGGCGCCGCCGCAGGTGCGCGGCG
This genomic interval carries:
- a CDS encoding DUF3107 domain-containing protein — encoded protein: MEVKIGVQHAPREIVLESGQSAEEVERSVADALAGKAQLLSLTDDKGRKVLVPADRIAYVELGEPATRRVGFGAL
- a CDS encoding alpha/beta fold hydrolase encodes the protein MSSTELPGIAAAVPATGVSTVRIAAGEELRTVTLPGLTLTVRSRPPARAGLPPALLVHGLGGSSQNWSALMPLIDDIVDSEALDLPGFGDSPPPDDGNYSVTGHARAVIRMLDASGRGPVHLVGNSLGGAVTTRVAALRPDLVRTLTLISPALPDLRVQRTAAPTALLAVPGVAGLFQRLTKDWTPEMRTRGMLGLCYGDPSRVSDEGLRNAVEEMERRLGLPYFWDAMTRSARGIVDAYTLGGQHGLWRQAQRVLAPTLLVYGVRDQLVSYRMARKAAAAFRGSRLLSLPDAGHVAMMEYPELVATAFRELLDDNNSSGS
- a CDS encoding ferritin-like fold-containing protein, translating into MQTPDTAKEQTGIAAQNWDTASADPRYHAAVVDLLGALAYGELAAFERLAEDAKLAPTLGDKAALAKMASAEFSHFERLSERLSAIDVEPTASMEPFAQALDDFHRQTAPSDWLEGLVKAYVGDSIASDFYREVAARLDTDTRELVLGVLDDTGHGNFAVEKVRAAIEAEPRVGGRLALWARRLMGEALSQAQRVVADRDALSTMLVGGVSDGFDLAEVGRMFTRITEAHTKRMAALGLAA
- a CDS encoding TetR/AcrR family transcriptional regulator: MTAIEQTEAARPRGTRLPRRARRNQLLGAAQEVFVAQGYHSAAMDDIAERAGVSKPVLYQHFPGKLDLYLALLDQHCESLLQAVRTALASTTDNKLRVAATMDAYFAYVQDEGGAFRLVFESDLTNEPAVRERVDRVSLQCAEAISDVIAGDTGLSKDESMLLAVGLGGVSQVVARYWLSSDSGIPRDTAVQLLTSLAWRGIAGFPLHGSDQS